From Actinopolymorpha cephalotaxi, one genomic window encodes:
- a CDS encoding ABC transporter permease: MSWRYLVRRILLLLLVMWTAATINFFIPKLSPRDPIKERLQLAATQGGRNQTGLQAMADAYAHQYGLDQPLWKQYLHALLKVVQFDYGYSISQYPRTVNSVIGDALPWTICLGLVSILIAFVVGTVLGALLGWPRSPGWLRALVPVSMLTSAVPAFVLGFLLIYLFAFRLKAFPLAGAYSQTANPGWSLSFAGDVLDHAFLPAMALVLFQMGGQALQMRGLMVMTVGEDYITFADAKGLRPRRVFLRYAVRNALLPQVTGLVMSLGTFIFSTVLVETLFAYPGLGGLINSAIQVLDFNLLYGITMILVFAVCIATLAVDLIYPLLDPRIRYDRR; encoded by the coding sequence GTGTCATGGCGTTACCTCGTTCGCCGCATCCTGCTGCTGTTGCTGGTGATGTGGACCGCGGCGACGATCAACTTCTTCATCCCGAAGCTCAGTCCGCGCGACCCGATCAAGGAACGCCTGCAGCTGGCCGCGACCCAGGGTGGGCGCAACCAGACCGGTCTGCAGGCGATGGCCGACGCGTACGCCCATCAGTACGGCCTGGACCAGCCGCTGTGGAAGCAGTACCTGCACGCCCTGCTGAAGGTGGTGCAGTTCGACTACGGCTACTCGATCTCGCAGTACCCGCGGACGGTCAACTCCGTCATCGGTGACGCCCTGCCGTGGACGATCTGCCTCGGCCTGGTGTCGATCCTGATCGCGTTCGTCGTCGGCACGGTCCTGGGTGCGCTGCTCGGCTGGCCGCGCTCGCCCGGCTGGCTGCGGGCACTGGTCCCGGTGAGCATGCTCACCAGCGCGGTGCCGGCGTTCGTGCTCGGCTTCCTGCTGATCTACCTGTTCGCGTTCCGGCTGAAGGCCTTCCCGCTCGCCGGGGCGTACTCCCAGACCGCCAACCCCGGTTGGAGTCTGAGCTTCGCCGGCGACGTCCTCGACCACGCCTTCCTGCCGGCGATGGCGCTGGTGTTGTTCCAGATGGGCGGCCAGGCGCTGCAGATGCGCGGGCTGATGGTGATGACCGTCGGCGAGGACTACATCACCTTCGCCGACGCCAAGGGGTTACGGCCGCGCCGGGTGTTCCTGAGGTACGCCGTCCGCAACGCGCTGCTGCCCCAGGTGACCGGACTGGTGATGTCCCTTGGCACGTTCATCTTCTCCACCGTGCTGGTGGAGACGTTGTTCGCCTACCCGGGGCTGGGCGGTCTGATCAACTCCGCGATCCAGGTGCTGGACTTCAACCTGCTCTACGGAATCACCATGATCCTGGTCTTCGCCGTGTGTATCGCCACCCTGGCCGTGGACCTGATCTATCCCCTGCTCGATCCCCGCATCCGCTACGACCGGAGGTGA
- a CDS encoding protein kinase domain-containing protein: MRPLGPADPHQVGAYSLRGRLGGGAMGTVYLGTSPGGRAVAVKVARTDLADDSDFRERFRREVAMARSVGGFWTAGVVDADPEAPQPWLATEYVVGPTLQQAVSEYGPLPAPAVRRLAAGLTEALQAIHSAGLIHRDLKPSNVLLAADGPRVIDFGISQALEGVRLTATGEFLGTPGYLAPEQISGADVGPATDLFALGAVLTFAATGKGPFGSGPTEALMYRAMHDEPTLDGLSSDLAGVVRACLDRDPARRPAPGQVLDRIGGLPPPGPDGADWLPAPVRTLVRQYATQLHSTSAPEEPSAEQQAPSSAGQQAPPVADPDVRPADSGAPPAEVARRPGEPDRPSTDGGTVRFTSNRLAGLVIAGCQLLAGLFLARWAGESSDSDPVMRVAALLAFIVLLVLATRHLIRSARRGYTLELNRQSMVAAKGHRRWQIPWETVARVRVVGDRSEPWVVVWLVDGWTPPRKVTGRAFRKYHGGYRLYPVGHQDGRRSRVREIEEVRSALAWHARRAFDPSA; encoded by the coding sequence GTGCGGCCGCTGGGACCAGCTGACCCCCACCAGGTCGGCGCCTACTCCCTACGTGGGCGGCTGGGCGGCGGCGCGATGGGCACTGTCTACCTCGGCACCTCTCCGGGCGGCCGGGCGGTTGCGGTGAAGGTCGCCCGCACCGACCTGGCCGACGATTCGGACTTCCGCGAGCGGTTCCGGCGCGAGGTGGCGATGGCGCGTTCGGTCGGCGGCTTCTGGACCGCCGGCGTCGTCGACGCCGACCCGGAGGCACCCCAGCCGTGGCTGGCCACGGAGTACGTCGTGGGCCCCACCCTCCAGCAGGCGGTGTCGGAGTACGGCCCGCTGCCCGCGCCCGCGGTCCGCCGGCTGGCAGCCGGGCTCACCGAGGCGCTGCAGGCGATCCACTCGGCCGGGCTGATCCACCGCGACCTCAAGCCGTCCAACGTGCTGCTCGCCGCCGACGGTCCCCGGGTGATCGACTTCGGTATCTCCCAGGCGCTGGAGGGAGTACGGCTGACCGCGACCGGGGAGTTCCTCGGGACACCCGGCTACCTCGCGCCCGAGCAGATCAGCGGCGCCGACGTCGGCCCCGCCACCGACCTGTTCGCGCTCGGCGCCGTCCTCACCTTCGCCGCGACCGGCAAGGGCCCGTTCGGCAGCGGGCCGACCGAGGCGTTGATGTACCGCGCGATGCATGACGAACCCACTCTCGACGGCCTGTCCTCCGACCTCGCCGGCGTGGTGCGGGCCTGCCTGGACCGCGATCCGGCCCGCCGGCCGGCGCCCGGGCAGGTCCTGGACCGCATCGGTGGCCTCCCTCCGCCCGGGCCGGACGGTGCGGACTGGTTGCCGGCGCCGGTCCGGACCCTCGTACGGCAGTACGCCACCCAGCTGCACAGCACTTCCGCTCCGGAGGAGCCGTCCGCCGAGCAGCAGGCGCCGTCGTCCGCGGGGCAGCAGGCGCCGCCGGTCGCCGACCCGGACGTGCGGCCCGCGGACTCCGGGGCACCGCCCGCCGAGGTGGCGAGGCGGCCGGGCGAACCCGACCGGCCGTCCACCGACGGCGGCACGGTGCGTTTCACCAGCAACCGGCTGGCCGGGCTGGTCATCGCGGGCTGCCAGCTCCTCGCCGGGCTCTTCCTGGCCCGCTGGGCCGGGGAGTCGTCCGACTCCGACCCGGTCATGCGGGTGGCCGCGCTGCTCGCGTTCATCGTGTTGCTCGTGCTGGCGACCAGGCACCTGATCCGGTCGGCGCGCCGGGGATACACGCTCGAGCTGAACCGGCAGAGCATGGTGGCGGCGAAGGGACACCGGCGCTGGCAGATTCCGTGGGAGACGGTCGCGCGGGTGCGGGTGGTCGGCGACCGTTCCGAGCCGTGGGTGGTGGTCTGGCTGGTGGACGGCTGGACGCCGCCGCGCAAGGTCACCGGCCGGGCGTTCCGCAAGTACCACGGTGGCTACCGGCTCTACCCCGTCGGCCACCAGGACGGGCGCCGGTCGCGGGTACGGGAGATCGAGGAAGTGCGGTCGGCGCTGGCCTGGCACGCCCGGCGCGCCTTCGACCCCAGCGCCTGA
- a CDS encoding ABC transporter substrate-binding protein codes for MSPMSPDGSRRDFLKLTGLATSGLVLAAACGTPEAPPGPQPSQTSSRPVPRGKPKSVPREKTLMLANGDGSDVGICNPYASGFNHQRGLAAMFEPLYFYSAFTGETIPWLADGQPTYTSDNTKVTIKTRKDASWSDGKPFTAGDVAFTLTMLKDKKNTAMAYSADMREWVKSARAVDDNTVEISFTKPAPRFVFDYLYMKNDLGIFLVPEHIFSQQKKLTEFLFYDPAKKWPVVTGPYQMVDWTNQRRLLDRRDDWWASKAGIAQQPGPERVIVVPFTDPTNTAQRLINNELDSSLDLRPPVIKQVVKENPKIVTWSGRSAPYGYIDWWPQSLFFNCAVPPYNDPHVRRAVNHAIDRDQLVSVGYEGAGTISQLPFPNFPPLQKYFDALQPTLDRYPTNAHDPAKTEQIMKSKGFTKDNQNLWVDKSGKRLDATIYGLQDLTTDYGPILAEQLRAAGFNASHQAPSDSYTRIADGSAKLFLFGFAGAIADPYPSLELMHSRHVSKVGVQGDVSSRWKNADYDKIVERMSGLPVGDPGELPLFLQAMEIYLKNLPHTPVVQWLHRIPYNTTYWTGWPDKSDPYLPGAFWFKTLPLELSHLKSAKG; via the coding sequence ATGTCACCCATGTCGCCGGACGGTTCGCGACGCGACTTCCTGAAGCTCACCGGACTCGCCACGTCCGGCCTGGTGCTCGCCGCCGCGTGCGGCACCCCCGAGGCGCCACCCGGACCGCAACCCTCGCAGACGTCGTCCCGGCCGGTGCCGCGCGGCAAGCCGAAGTCGGTGCCCCGGGAGAAGACCCTGATGCTGGCCAACGGCGACGGGTCCGACGTCGGAATCTGCAACCCGTACGCCTCCGGCTTCAACCACCAGCGCGGGCTGGCGGCGATGTTCGAGCCGCTCTACTTCTACTCGGCCTTCACCGGCGAGACGATCCCGTGGCTGGCGGACGGGCAGCCCACCTACACCTCCGACAACACCAAGGTCACCATCAAGACCCGCAAGGACGCCAGTTGGAGTGACGGGAAACCGTTCACCGCGGGCGACGTGGCCTTCACCTTGACGATGCTCAAGGACAAGAAGAACACCGCGATGGCGTACTCCGCGGACATGCGGGAGTGGGTGAAGAGCGCCCGCGCGGTCGACGACAACACCGTCGAGATCAGCTTCACCAAGCCGGCACCGAGGTTCGTCTTCGACTATCTGTACATGAAGAACGACCTCGGCATCTTCCTGGTACCCGAGCACATCTTCTCCCAGCAGAAGAAGCTGACGGAGTTCCTCTTCTACGACCCGGCGAAGAAGTGGCCGGTCGTCACCGGCCCTTACCAGATGGTCGACTGGACCAACCAGCGCCGGCTGCTGGACCGGCGTGACGACTGGTGGGCGAGCAAGGCCGGGATCGCCCAGCAGCCCGGACCCGAGCGCGTCATCGTCGTTCCGTTCACCGACCCGACCAACACCGCACAGCGACTGATCAACAACGAGCTGGACTCCTCCCTCGACCTGCGGCCGCCGGTGATCAAGCAGGTGGTGAAGGAGAACCCGAAGATCGTGACCTGGAGCGGACGTTCCGCGCCTTACGGCTACATCGACTGGTGGCCGCAGTCGCTGTTCTTCAACTGCGCGGTCCCGCCGTACAACGACCCCCACGTGCGGCGAGCGGTCAACCACGCCATCGACCGCGACCAGCTGGTGTCGGTGGGATACGAGGGTGCCGGGACGATCTCACAGCTGCCGTTCCCCAACTTCCCTCCACTGCAGAAGTACTTCGACGCACTGCAGCCCACCCTGGACCGATACCCGACCAACGCCCACGACCCGGCGAAGACCGAGCAGATCATGAAGAGCAAGGGGTTCACCAAGGACAACCAGAACCTCTGGGTGGACAAGTCCGGCAAACGGCTGGACGCCACCATCTACGGTCTGCAGGACCTCACCACCGACTACGGCCCCATCCTCGCCGAGCAGTTGCGGGCCGCCGGGTTCAACGCCTCCCACCAGGCGCCCTCCGACAGCTACACCCGGATCGCCGACGGCTCGGCGAAGCTGTTCCTCTTCGGCTTCGCCGGCGCCATCGCCGACCCCTACCCGTCGCTGGAACTGATGCACTCCCGGCACGTGTCGAAGGTCGGCGTGCAGGGCGACGTCAGCAGCCGGTGGAAGAACGCCGACTACGACAAGATCGTGGAACGGATGAGCGGTCTCCCGGTCGGCGACCCGGGCGAGCTGCCGTTGTTCCTGCAGGCGATGGAGATCTACCTCAAGAACCTCCCGCACACCCCGGTCGTGCAGTGGCTGCACCGGATCCCGTACAACACGACGTACTGGACCGGCTGGCCCGACAAGTCCGACCCGTACCTCCCGGGTGCGTTCTGGTTCAAGACCCTTCCGCTGGAGCTCAGCCACCTCAAGTCCGCGAAGGGGTGA
- a CDS encoding phytanoyl-CoA dioxygenase family protein translates to MDDEALATALRTFRDSGLLILPGVFDADRVATLRSAYDDLLRAELGQDLGDGTGRETGRDTSGRVQPTDGRKHVQMQLPLVPPFSDVETIAHPLLLRVLTAILGDGLHCSYYNSNTAFPGSTYQRVHRDAGPVFGADLGVPTPTTAVVVNIPLCDFTRENGSTEVWPASHLIVDSVQDAGVDLTTRAQALASARMDVPAGAAVIRDLRLWHRGVPNESAGARSMLAVVYQRAWLSWRAPSLRVPAATWQAWPDHVRSIFSAAPVDAEDGDRPDV, encoded by the coding sequence GTGGACGACGAGGCATTGGCGACGGCACTGCGGACCTTCCGGGACTCCGGACTGCTGATCCTGCCCGGCGTGTTCGACGCGGACCGGGTGGCGACCCTGCGGTCGGCGTACGACGACCTGCTGCGAGCCGAGCTCGGGCAGGACCTCGGCGACGGCACCGGCCGCGAAACCGGCCGTGACACCTCCGGCCGGGTGCAGCCGACCGACGGGCGCAAACACGTGCAGATGCAGTTGCCGCTGGTGCCGCCGTTCTCCGACGTGGAGACGATCGCGCACCCGCTGCTCCTCAGGGTGCTGACCGCCATCCTCGGCGACGGCCTGCACTGCTCGTACTACAACTCCAACACCGCGTTCCCGGGCTCGACGTACCAGCGGGTGCACCGTGACGCCGGCCCGGTCTTCGGCGCCGACCTCGGCGTGCCCACCCCCACCACGGCCGTCGTCGTCAACATCCCGCTGTGTGACTTCACCCGGGAGAACGGCAGCACCGAGGTCTGGCCCGCGTCGCACCTGATCGTGGACTCGGTGCAGGACGCCGGCGTCGACCTCACCACCAGGGCGCAGGCGCTGGCGTCGGCCCGGATGGACGTGCCGGCCGGCGCCGCGGTGATCCGCGACCTGCGGCTGTGGCACCGCGGTGTGCCCAACGAGTCCGCCGGGGCCCGCTCCATGCTCGCCGTCGTCTACCAGCGTGCCTGGCTGTCCTGGCGGGCGCCGTCGCTGCGGGTCCCGGCGGCCACCTGGCAGGCGTGGCCGGACCATGTCCGATCGATCTTCTCGGCGGCGCCTGTCGACGCCGAGGACGGGGACCGTCCTGACGTCTGA
- a CDS encoding MFS transporter, with protein sequence MHTHRTGAPPSRAAVLTVGTFAVGTDAFVVAGVLPDLARSLHVGVAQAAQLVTVFALAYAVLAPVLAALTGRWPRRKLLLTALLVFVLGNVATALAPSYVLVVVARLLAAAGAAMFTPNASATAAALAPPEQRARAISWVAFGLTSSTALGAPLGTFLASVLSWRETMWFVAALGVLAALGIARWLPDVPAPPAVSLRERLSPLGDRLVVRCLAVTLAMYLGVYVAYTYASVILGPATHGDGAVLAVLLLVSGCAGMVSTPLSGHLTDRVGPRWLITGAAAILLVTFALLPVASTTVVGAGIGMAAYGFGAWAVNVPQQHRLIALRPSSPALVVALNASALYLGVSLSGLAGAGALQVTSVTALPWVAAAFVAVGLLVSEGLHRRLPVSTVPTVATAPAAERQPAS encoded by the coding sequence GTGCACACCCACCGCACCGGCGCGCCGCCGTCCCGCGCGGCCGTCCTCACCGTCGGGACGTTCGCCGTCGGCACCGACGCCTTCGTCGTCGCCGGCGTCTTGCCCGACCTCGCCCGCTCACTGCACGTCGGTGTGGCGCAGGCGGCGCAGCTCGTCACCGTCTTCGCTCTCGCCTACGCCGTCCTGGCACCTGTGCTCGCCGCGCTCACCGGACGGTGGCCGCGGCGCAAGCTGCTGTTGACAGCACTGCTGGTGTTCGTGCTCGGCAACGTCGCGACCGCGCTGGCACCTTCGTACGTCCTGGTGGTGGTCGCCAGGCTGCTGGCCGCCGCGGGTGCGGCGATGTTCACCCCCAACGCGAGCGCCACCGCGGCCGCGCTGGCGCCACCGGAGCAACGGGCCCGCGCCATCTCCTGGGTGGCCTTCGGGCTCACCTCCTCCACCGCGCTCGGCGCCCCGCTGGGTACCTTCCTCGCCTCCGTCCTGAGCTGGCGGGAGACGATGTGGTTCGTCGCCGCCCTGGGAGTTCTCGCCGCGCTGGGGATCGCCCGCTGGTTGCCGGACGTGCCCGCACCGCCCGCGGTCTCCCTGCGCGAACGCCTGTCCCCGCTCGGCGACCGGCTCGTGGTGCGGTGCCTCGCGGTGACGCTGGCGATGTACCTCGGCGTGTACGTGGCCTACACCTATGCGAGCGTCATCCTCGGCCCGGCCACCCACGGCGACGGCGCGGTCCTCGCGGTGCTGCTCCTCGTCTCCGGCTGCGCCGGCATGGTGAGCACTCCCCTGTCGGGACACCTGACCGACCGGGTCGGCCCGCGGTGGCTGATCACCGGTGCCGCCGCGATCCTGCTGGTGACGTTCGCCCTGCTGCCCGTGGCGAGTACGACCGTGGTGGGCGCGGGCATCGGCATGGCGGCGTACGGCTTCGGCGCCTGGGCGGTCAACGTGCCGCAGCAACACCGGCTGATCGCGCTGCGCCCGTCCTCGCCGGCCTTGGTCGTCGCGCTGAACGCCTCCGCCCTCTACCTCGGCGTCTCGCTGTCGGGACTGGCCGGTGCCGGCGCCCTGCAGGTCACCAGCGTCACCGCGCTGCCCTGGGTGGCCGCCGCGTTCGTCGCCGTCGGACTGCTCGTCTCCGAAGGTCTGCACCGCCGGCTCCCTGTGTCGACCGTCCCGACGGTGGCGACGGCGCCTGCGGCCGAACGTCAGCCGGCGTCCTGA
- a CDS encoding FAD-dependent oxidoreductase has protein sequence MGSPEETQAQAEVDVVVIGAGQAGLSSAYHLRRDGWAPGTGFVVLDADPLPGGAWRHRPSTLTMAKVHGIFDLPGSRFGTAGSDDGRDDADGTDPGVSRPVAEVVADYFAAYERRNALPVLRPVRVDSVREFGDRLVVAAGDREWAARAVINATGTWRRPYWPAYPGAAGFAGRQLHSASYRGPAEFAGRRVVVVGGGNSAAQILSEIADVAAATTWVTRRPPVFRDGFTREDGRAAVARVEERVRAGLPPQSVVSVTGLAYTTVVKEALRKGVLTRLPMFERIRPDGVVWPDGAFVPADVIVWATGFRPDLGHLAPLRLREPGGGIAMDGTRVVAQPRLHLVGYGPSASTVGANRAGRAAAREVARLLATELPVADQDAG, from the coding sequence GTGGGCAGCCCGGAGGAGACGCAAGCGCAGGCCGAGGTCGACGTGGTGGTGATCGGCGCCGGACAGGCGGGCCTGTCCAGCGCGTACCACCTGCGGCGCGACGGGTGGGCGCCCGGCACCGGGTTCGTGGTGCTGGACGCCGACCCGCTGCCCGGCGGTGCGTGGCGGCACCGGCCCAGCACGCTCACCATGGCCAAGGTGCACGGCATCTTCGACCTGCCGGGCAGCCGGTTCGGTACGGCCGGAAGCGATGACGGACGCGACGACGCCGACGGCACCGACCCGGGAGTGAGTCGACCGGTGGCCGAGGTGGTGGCCGACTACTTCGCCGCGTACGAACGCCGCAACGCGCTGCCGGTGCTGCGCCCGGTCCGAGTGGACAGCGTGCGCGAGTTCGGCGACCGGCTCGTAGTCGCCGCGGGTGACCGTGAGTGGGCGGCCCGCGCGGTGATCAACGCGACCGGGACCTGGCGGCGGCCGTACTGGCCCGCCTATCCCGGCGCCGCCGGCTTCGCCGGACGGCAGTTGCACTCGGCGAGCTACCGCGGCCCGGCGGAGTTCGCGGGCCGGCGCGTGGTCGTGGTGGGCGGCGGCAACTCGGCGGCGCAGATCCTGTCCGAGATCGCCGACGTCGCCGCCGCGACCACCTGGGTGACCCGTCGCCCGCCGGTGTTCCGCGACGGTTTCACCCGCGAGGACGGCCGGGCCGCCGTGGCCCGGGTCGAGGAACGCGTGCGCGCCGGGCTGCCACCCCAGAGCGTGGTCAGCGTCACCGGACTGGCGTACACCACCGTCGTCAAGGAGGCCTTGCGCAAAGGCGTCTTGACACGGCTGCCGATGTTCGAGCGGATCCGGCCCGACGGCGTGGTGTGGCCGGACGGGGCGTTCGTTCCAGCGGACGTGATCGTCTGGGCGACCGGCTTCCGCCCCGACCTCGGCCACCTCGCGCCGCTGCGGCTGCGCGAACCCGGCGGCGGCATCGCGATGGACGGCACCCGGGTGGTCGCGCAGCCTCGCCTGCACCTGGTGGGGTACGGCCCGTCGGCGAGCACCGTCGGCGCCAACCGGGCCGGCCGGGCAGCCGCGCGAGAGGTCGCGCGGCTGCTGGCGACCGAACTGCCGGTGGCGGATCAGGACGCCGGCTGA
- a CDS encoding M23 family metallopeptidase, whose product MPPKLPRRSSARHRSDGPSSLARPEDSRSPRRPLRVLAVVAGVLALTAGAVTPWILARQAGHLDDSAAKVAAYDSVSRQVDTARERAERERASRSQNRVAPPATPTATATPTPKATKKAKPTAKATPKATRKASPKPKPKPKATKKASPKPKVTRKTAAKKATRSSDGRPAFDLPAKCGTELRFTTYAGHAPDDMKIDFFNESGATDGMVVVASAAGTVVKLSEPGGVKIDHGDGWYTMSLHMQERDVSVGQKVRQGERIGLAGAVGTGVSHLHYEQIYDSNHDGWADSPGEIVHSRLQGVLYSVQPDGDEPVVASKNSC is encoded by the coding sequence ATGCCGCCAAAACTGCCGCGCCGCTCCTCAGCCCGACATCGCTCCGACGGCCCCAGCAGCCTCGCTCGTCCCGAAGACTCCCGTAGCCCCCGCCGGCCACTCCGCGTCCTCGCCGTCGTCGCCGGCGTGCTCGCCCTCACCGCGGGTGCGGTGACCCCGTGGATCCTCGCCCGCCAGGCCGGACACCTCGACGACTCCGCCGCCAAGGTCGCGGCGTACGACTCGGTGAGCAGGCAGGTCGACACCGCGCGCGAGCGCGCCGAGCGTGAGCGCGCCTCCCGTTCGCAGAACCGGGTGGCTCCGCCGGCGACGCCGACCGCCACCGCGACGCCGACCCCGAAGGCCACCAAGAAGGCCAAGCCGACCGCGAAGGCGACCCCGAAGGCCACCAGGAAGGCCTCGCCGAAGCCGAAGCCGAAGCCGAAGGCCACGAAGAAGGCCTCGCCGAAGCCGAAGGTCACCAGGAAGACCGCCGCCAAGAAGGCGACCCGCTCCAGCGACGGCCGCCCCGCCTTCGACCTGCCGGCGAAGTGCGGCACCGAACTGCGGTTCACGACGTACGCCGGACACGCCCCGGACGACATGAAGATCGACTTCTTCAACGAGAGCGGAGCGACCGACGGCATGGTCGTGGTGGCCTCCGCCGCCGGCACCGTGGTCAAGCTGTCCGAGCCGGGTGGCGTGAAGATCGACCACGGTGACGGGTGGTACACGATGTCCCTGCACATGCAGGAGCGCGACGTCTCCGTCGGCCAGAAGGTCAGGCAGGGCGAGCGGATCGGCCTGGCCGGCGCGGTCGGCACCGGCGTCTCCCACCTGCACTACGAGCAGATCTACGACAGCAACCACGACGGCTGGGCCGACAGCCCCGGCGAGATCGTGCACTCGCGCCTGCAGGGAGTGCTGTACTCCGTGCAGCCCGACGGCGACGAGCCGGTGGTGGCGAGCAAGAACTCCTGCTGA
- a CDS encoding TetR/AcrR family transcriptional regulator, which produces MPTCARDRLVEAAEELFYSEGIRAVGVERLLEVSGVGRASFYRHFAGKDDLVVEIVRRSGERWQAGMEDAVAARGGSPLAVFDALAERFERPTFRGCSSINAMVEVADPDSPAHKIAAAQKETLTGYIQGLLVASGQRRSRARTLAEQFVLLVDGAIVTAMREPGPRPARQAKAMAAALLDGAARR; this is translated from the coding sequence ATGCCGACCTGTGCGCGCGACCGGCTGGTGGAGGCCGCCGAGGAGCTCTTCTACTCCGAGGGCATCCGCGCGGTCGGGGTCGAACGCCTGCTGGAGGTCTCCGGCGTCGGCCGGGCGTCCTTCTACCGCCACTTCGCCGGCAAGGACGACCTGGTGGTGGAGATCGTGCGGCGTTCCGGTGAGCGCTGGCAGGCCGGGATGGAGGACGCGGTCGCGGCCCGCGGTGGCTCGCCGCTGGCGGTCTTCGACGCCCTCGCCGAACGCTTCGAGCGCCCGACCTTCCGTGGCTGCTCCTCCATCAACGCCATGGTCGAGGTCGCCGATCCGGACAGTCCCGCCCACAAGATCGCGGCCGCGCAGAAGGAAACGCTGACCGGCTACATCCAGGGCCTGCTGGTCGCGTCCGGGCAACGCCGGTCCCGCGCCCGCACCCTCGCCGAGCAGTTCGTGCTCCTGGTCGACGGCGCGATCGTGACCGCGATGCGCGAGCCGGGTCCCCGCCCGGCCCGCCAGGCGAAGGCGATGGCCGCCGCCCTCCTCGACGGAGCCGCCCGGCGATGA
- a CDS encoding ABC transporter permease: MVTPATTSMTMPGRQAWTGRAGSFLRYVRRNPLLAVGGIIFLALVLFSTAGSLFVDTVKAPYPLAAPASLAPSWDYPFGTDAQGRDMLAVMIVGTRLSLKIGLLAGSIGLAVGIVLGLISAFYGGWIDSAIRWIVDVMFTIPSFLVMVVIASLLQQYISIENMAFILAAFAWPGPTRGIRAQVLSLRERQFIQMARLSGMRGPEIIIRELLPNLAPFLLAGFVGALIGAVYGALGLELLGLGSQREPTLGMTFFWMQKYSALLRNLWWWWGIPIAIIILLILSLYFISFALDEWANPRSRRSA; the protein is encoded by the coding sequence ATGGTCACCCCTGCCACGACCTCGATGACCATGCCGGGCCGGCAGGCCTGGACCGGCCGGGCCGGCTCGTTCCTGCGCTACGTCCGCCGCAACCCGCTGCTGGCGGTCGGGGGGATCATCTTCCTCGCTCTGGTGTTGTTCTCCACCGCCGGCAGCCTGTTCGTGGACACGGTGAAGGCGCCGTACCCGCTGGCGGCCCCGGCCAGCCTGGCACCGTCGTGGGACTACCCGTTCGGGACCGACGCCCAGGGCCGGGACATGCTCGCGGTGATGATCGTGGGCACCCGGCTGAGCCTGAAGATCGGCCTGCTGGCCGGGTCGATCGGCCTGGCCGTCGGCATCGTGCTCGGCCTGATCTCGGCGTTCTACGGCGGCTGGATCGACAGCGCGATCCGCTGGATCGTGGACGTGATGTTCACCATCCCGAGCTTCCTGGTGATGGTGGTCATCGCCTCGCTGCTGCAGCAGTACATCTCGATCGAGAACATGGCGTTCATCCTGGCGGCGTTCGCCTGGCCCGGTCCCACCCGCGGCATCCGGGCGCAGGTGCTGTCGCTGCGGGAACGCCAGTTCATCCAGATGGCGCGACTGTCCGGCATGCGCGGGCCGGAGATCATCATCCGCGAGCTGCTGCCCAACCTCGCGCCGTTCCTGCTGGCGGGCTTCGTGGGCGCACTGATCGGCGCGGTCTACGGCGCGCTCGGCCTGGAGCTGCTCGGCCTGGGCTCCCAGCGCGAACCCACGCTGGGGATGACGTTCTTCTGGATGCAGAAGTACTCCGCGCTGCTGCGCAACCTGTGGTGGTGGTGGGGCATTCCGATCGCCATCATCATCCTGCTGATCCTCTCGCTGTACTTCATCTCCTTCGCCCTCGACGAGTGGGCCAACCCGCGTTCCCGGAGGTCCGCATGA